A genomic window from Aythya fuligula isolate bAytFul2 chromosome 15, bAytFul2.pri, whole genome shotgun sequence includes:
- the PLK1 gene encoding serine/threonine-protein kinase PLK1 gives MSAAGSRPSRAAVPAEAARGGSAAAAAGGKEVPKVLLDPRTRRSYLRGRFLGKGGFARCYELAEAESREVFAGKVVPKALLVKPHQKEKMSMEIAIHRSLAHRHVVGFQSFFEDADFVYVVLELCRRRSLLELHKRRKALSEPEVRYYLRQTILGCQYLHSHRVIHRDLKLGNLFLSDDMEVKIGDFGLATKVEYDGERKKTLCGTPNYIAPEVLGKKGHSFEVDIWSIGCIMYTLLVGKPPFETSCLKETYLRIKKNEYTIPKHINPVAANLIQKMLRSDPATRPTIDELLNDEFFTSGYIPSRLPTSCLTIAPRFSIAPSALELNGRKPLTALNKGPDSPAVENLPEKEDVAGLRELGDTIACHLADMLQQLTAVNSAKPSERVAVRQEEAEDPACIPIFWVSKWVDYSDKYGLGYQLCDNSVGVLFNDSTRLIMYNDGDSLQYIEQNSTESYFTVRSYPSALNKKITLLKYFRNYMSEHLLKAGANITPREGDELARLPYLCTWFRTRSAIVLHLSNGTVQINFFQDHTKVILCPLMAAVTYIDEKRDFRTYKLSLIEEHGCCKELASRLRYARTMVEKLLSSKSGSARVKASA, from the exons ATGAGCGCTGCGGGATCGCGGCCGTCCCGGGCGGCGGTGCCGGCGGAGGCGGCTCGCGGAGGctccgcggcggcggcggcgggcggcaaGGAGGTGCCGAAGGTGCTGCTGGACCCGCGGACGCGGCGCAGTTACCTGCGGGGCCGCTTCCTGGGCAAGGGCGGCTTCGCGCGCTGCTACGAGCTGGCCGAGGCCGAGAGCCGCGAGGTGTTCGCGGGCAAGGTGGTGCCCAAGGCGCTGCTGGTGAAGCCGCACCAGAAGGAGAAGATGTCCATGGAGATCGCCATCCACCGCAGCCTGGCGCACCGCCACGTCGTCGGCTTCCAGAGCTTCTTCGAGGACGCCGACTTCGTCTACGTGGTGCTGGAGCTCTGCCGCCGCAGG tcgctgctggagctgcacaaGCGGCGGAAGGCACTGAGCGAGCCCGAGGTGCGCTACTACCTGCGCCAGACCATCCTGGGCTGCCAGTACCTGCACAGCCACCGCGTCATCCACCGAGACCTCAAgctgggcaacctcttcctcAGCGACGACATGGAGGTGAAGATCG GCGACTTTGGCCTGGCCACCAAGGTGGAGTACGATGGCGAGCGCAAGAAGACCCTGTGTGGGACTCCCAACTACATCGCCCCAGAGGTGCTGGGCAAGAAGGGGCACAGCTTTGAGGTAGACATCTGGTCCATCGGTTGCATCAT GTACACTCTGCTGGTGGGAAAACCACCTTTTGAAACCTCCTGTCTGAAAGAAACATACCTCCGAATTAAGAAGAACGAGTATACTATTCCCAAG CACATCAACCCTGTAGCTGCTAACCTCATTCAGAAGATGCTAAGGTCAGACCCTGCCACACGCCCAACTATCGACGAGTTGCTGAACGACGAGTTCTTCACCTCGGGGTACATCCCCAGCCGCTTGCCCACCAGCTGTCTCACCATCGCGCCGAGGTTTTCAATCGCTCCCAGCGCGCTTGAACTGAACGGGCGAAAGCCGCTGACTGCACTCAACAAAG GACCAGACAGCCCTGCAGTAGAGAACTTGCCTGAAAAGGAAGATGTAGCTGGGCTGCGGGAGCTAGGAGACACCATTGCCTGTCATTTAGCTGATATGTTACAGCAGCTGACTGCAGTCAACTCAGCCAAACCCTCCGAGAGAGTGGCAGTGAGACAAG AAGAAGCTGAAGACCCAGCCTGCATTCCCATCTTCTGGGTTAGCAAATGGGTGGACTACTCAGATAAATATGGTCTAG GTTATCAGCTGTGTGACAACAGTGTTGGGGTTCTCTTCAATGACTCCACTCGTCTCATCATGTACAACGATGGGGACAGCTTGCAGTACATTGAGCAAAACAGCACCGAGTCCTATTTCACTGTGAGATCCTATCCCTCTGCCTTGAACAAGAAG ATAACACTATTGAAATACTTCCGGAACTACATGAGCGAGCACTTGCTGAAGGCAGGTGCTAACATCACACCTCGGGAAGGAGACGAGCTTGCACGTTTACCCTACCTCTGCACGTGGTTCCGGACCCGTAGTGCCATCGTCCTGCACCTCAGCAACGGCACCGTGCAGATCAACTTCTTCCAG GACCACACCAAAGTCATCTTGTGCCCTCTCATGGCTGCTGTCACATACATAGATGAGAAACGGGACTTCCGCACGTACAAGCTGAGCCTCATTGAGGAGCACGGATGCTGCAAGGAGCTGGCCAGCCGACTACGCTACGCTCGCACCATGGTGGAGAAACTCCTCAGTTCAAAGTCTGGCTCAGCCCGTGTGAAAGCCTCTGCTTAG
- the DCTN5 gene encoding dynactin subunit 5 isoform X2, with amino-acid sequence MELGEMLYNKSEYIETASGNKVSRQSVLCGSQNIVLNGKTIVMNDCIIRGDLANVRVGRHCVVKSRSVIRPPFKKFSKGVAFFPLHIGDHVFIEEDCVVNAAQIGSYVHIGKNCVIGRRCVLKDCCKILDNTVLPPETVVPPFTVFSGCPGLFSGELPECTQELMIDVTKSYYQKFLPLTQVASARV; translated from the exons ATGGAGCTGGGGGAGATGCTGTACAACAAGTCCGAGTACATCGAGAcg GCGTCAGGCAACAAGGTGAGCCGGCAGTCGGTGCTGTGCGGCAGCCAGAACATCGTCCTCAACGGCAAG ACCATTGTCATGAACGACTGCATCATCCGCGGCGACCTGGCCAACGTGCGCGTGGGGCGGCACTGCGTGGTGAAGAGCCGCAGCGTCATCCGGCCGCCCTTCAAGAAGTTCAGCAAAGG GGTTGCTTTTTTCCCGCTCCACATCGGTGATCACGTGTTCATAGAAGAGGACTGTGTTGTCAATGCAGCCCAGATTGGCTCCTACGTCCACATAGGCAAGAACTGTGTCATT GGTCGTCGATGCGTTTTGAAAGACTGCTGCAAGATCTTAGACAACACAGTGCTGCCTCCCGAAACAGTAGTCCCGCCTTTCACAGTCTtctcaggctgcccag GACTCTTCTCCGGTGAACTCCCGGAATGTACCCAGGAGCTCATGATTGACGTGACAAAGAGCTATTACCAGAAGTTCTTGCCGCTCACCCAG GTGGCCTCTGCCAGGGTATAA
- the DCTN5 gene encoding dynactin subunit 5 isoform X1, which produces MELGEMLYNKSEYIETASGNKVSRQSVLCGSQNIVLNGKTIVMNDCIIRGDLANVRVGRHCVVKSRSVIRPPFKKFSKGVAFFPLHIGDHVFIEEDCVVNAAQIGSYVHIGKNCVIGRRCVLKDCCKILDNTVLPPETVVPPFTVFSGCPGLFSGELPECTQELMIDVTKSYYQKFLPLTQTLESQKALEREVPCHSQNSVQQKVGS; this is translated from the exons ATGGAGCTGGGGGAGATGCTGTACAACAAGTCCGAGTACATCGAGAcg GCGTCAGGCAACAAGGTGAGCCGGCAGTCGGTGCTGTGCGGCAGCCAGAACATCGTCCTCAACGGCAAG ACCATTGTCATGAACGACTGCATCATCCGCGGCGACCTGGCCAACGTGCGCGTGGGGCGGCACTGCGTGGTGAAGAGCCGCAGCGTCATCCGGCCGCCCTTCAAGAAGTTCAGCAAAGG GGTTGCTTTTTTCCCGCTCCACATCGGTGATCACGTGTTCATAGAAGAGGACTGTGTTGTCAATGCAGCCCAGATTGGCTCCTACGTCCACATAGGCAAGAACTGTGTCATT GGTCGTCGATGCGTTTTGAAAGACTGCTGCAAGATCTTAGACAACACAGTGCTGCCTCCCGAAACAGTAGTCCCGCCTTTCACAGTCTtctcaggctgcccag GACTCTTCTCCGGTGAACTCCCGGAATGTACCCAGGAGCTCATGATTGACGTGACAAAGAGCTATTACCAGAAGTTCTTGCCGCTCACCCAG ACCTTAGAGAGCCAAAAGGCTTTGGAAAGAGAAGTACCGTGCCACTCTCAGAACTCAGTGCAGCAGAAAGTGGGGAGTTAA
- the PALB2 gene encoding partner and localizer of BRCA2: protein MAAPLPWARGEADMAQAAGAALSGAERERLREKLALLRREYSETVSRLRRARRAERARGHAGRRPAEDGERRPAEPGGRRSPAGSRDSESPAADRHETWPVQAKACSAPDTEKKTSVTLKHAPEFVSDDVSLQDSSLAESAQARQGSACCGGSRPATEEKKTQTSRSMMKLRRRRRTKTLVSEKREPVHGVHRIKADETVKKQTVSAEQLRSPVFRQGSFSNTAANAQSESRPAIVGKQEDGLTAPDAELGVLQDVLEDSLPLGAPELLPCVPGDSSGVWQPESPGAVATSDNCEPAQLRSENGESDLLGAGGDGGKESLRVIKQTDSESVHGDQGELRGPLGLTSANEALPAGRNNNVRNESESHEGNENDTGGSNAFPSDLALGNAEKLLENQQLEIQSGLSHLENVAAPESALSSCTMVEGLLFPVEYYVRTTRRMSNCQRKVDLDAVILSQLGRSKKGQRSKCKQKDADSNQPSQETVENDLESAVVPFPFLCTENDPVNSSSPQKTLLTSSGSSNSPGSVSQSSTTSTKRDQRRSQRKQKGRRKSARKPVSQTSQELIESLDLITPRESSSPLSNECQSEKENCEANLEKSSSDERWVSLGSGAAGVIQPTSADPPGGSQGLGKCRKTLLEQVQNPLQKSDSPNPRNEPFVSHTGDLECKLSACQSDKSPVEHVQSQHVQAACRAEQLLAINTPPRRSLRSSARQRHSQASKDESKRGPGHQMDSEGAASLGLPATDAGTSSSLFSFRSHQWLVPKLGIEEFHLPDEEFGLLKLEKCESSPVNDLEAFVPSVFGDGLASEDVQAAEMKAEEKGLNGNLISPLKSGSPKSSHLESPASKMELSTHELLFTPMGTISTGAPVQPESHISSSIFPVLGATPAVLPSVCSELFPSTCSVPPLPVSPRSSQEAPAQVTDDGACKDSAIPLHLDSCGAGSARQEEGQGTTFHAEADRHPNNGSDGAVALEEHQQSQSKQQRSCRSPEQKKNEAEQSTPVLFDDLAEENLQFVSKLKDSSSSCAVDVSTVWWEAAGCRELCVVTACENSVSLWKPLAPDHWGKVYTWQLGEIPVIQIIPLLDTCNLICIALGNLEIGEIRLLLYSSENDSFKQSLVKTGNIKAVLGLKDRRLVSSSRSMQEQEVEVVSFSETGRSKHGQTLMPPEETILAFAEVEGVKDALLGTTAMNSIVIWNLKTGQLLKKMHIGYSYPASICHRAYSDSGLLFVVLSHPHAKESESCGNPAFRVIAFNPKTARSTGVIFSSLPPGHAGRYMEGEVKDALAAAVLSSGAIAVWDLLLGRCTALLPPGPAGSWALVRWSAGGSGLLAGRGDGGVCLYRYRAPRAPAS from the exons ATGGCGGCGCCGTTGCCATGGGCACGGGGCGAGGCGGACATGGCCCAGGCGGCGGGAGCGGCGCTGAGCGGAGCCGAGAGGGAgagg CTGCGGGAGAAGCTGGCGCTGCTGCGGCGGGAGTACAGCGAGACGGTCAGCCGGCTGCGG CGGGCGCGGCGAGCGGAGCGGGCCCGGGGCCACGCCGGGAGGAGGCCGGCGGAGGACGGAGAGCGGCGGCCCGCGGAGCCGGGGGGGCGGCGCAGCCCCGCAG GTTCCAGAGACAGCGAATCTCCTGCTGCTGACAGACATGAAACCTGGCCCGTACAGGCTAAAGCCTGCTCAGCTCCTGACACCGAGAAGAAAACTTCTGTCACACTTAAACACGCTCCTGAGTTTGTCAGTGATGACGTTAGTTTGCAGGACAGCTCGCTGGCAGAAAGTGCACAGGCTCGCCAGGGAAGTGCGTGCTGTGGAGGCTCGAGGCCTGCAACCGAGGagaaaaaaacccaaacctcgAGAAGCATGATgaagctgaggaggaggaggaggacaaagACTCTGGTATCAGAGAAAAGGGAACCGGTGCATGGTGTGCATCGAATCAAGGCTGATGAAACGGTGAAAAAGCAAACTGTCAGTGCTGAGCAGCTTCGGTCACCAGTCTTCAGGCAAGGCAGCTTCTCAAACACTGCGGCGAATGCTCAAAGCGAGTCCAGACCAGCAATCGTGGGGAAGCAAGAGGACGGTTTAACTGCTCCAGATGCTGAACTGGGAGTTCTGCAGGACGTGCTTGAAGACAGCCTCCCTCTGGGAGCGCCTGAGCTACTGCCGTGTGTCCCGGGGGACAGCAGTGGTGTCTGGCAGCCTGAGTCCCCAGGTGCTGTGGCCACATCCGATAACTGTGAGCCTGCACAGCTGCGTTCAGAGAATGGTGAATCTGATTTACTTGGTGCCGGCGGTGATGGTGGAAAAGAATCTTTGAGGGTAATAAAACAAACGGACAGTGAGAGCGTACACGGAGATCAGGGGGAATTACGCGGGCCCTTGGGTTTAACGTCAGCAAATGAAGCATTGCCCGCCGGCAGAAATAACAATGTAAGGAATGAGAGCGAAAGccatgaaggaaatgaaaatgacacTGGTGGTTCAAATGCCTTTCCTTCAGATCTTGCTCTGGGCAATGCTGAGAAACTGTTGGAGAATCAACAGCTTGAAATTCAGTCTGGACTTTCTCATCTAGAAAATGTCGCAGCTCCTGAAAGTGCACTGAGCTCTTGCACGATGGTTGAGGGGCTTCTCTTTCCAGTTGAATACTATGTCAGGACAACTCGACGCATGTCTAATTGCCAGAGGAAAGTGGACCTTGATGCTGTAATTCTCAGCCAGCTGGGCAGGAGCAAGAAAGGTCAGCGAAGTAAATGCAAGCAGAAAGATGCCGACTCAAATCAGCCCTCCCAAGAAACGGTTGAAAATGATTTGGAGTCAGCAGTTGTGccattcccttttctttgtaCGGAAAATGATCCAGTGAATTCAAGTAGTCCTCAGAAAACTCTTCTTACGTCCAGTGGGAGCAGCAATTCACCGGGGTCAGTTTCTCAAAGCAGCACCACAAGCACAAAGCGAGATCAGAGGCGATCgcagaggaaacaaaagggaagaagaaagtctGCCCGCAAACCTGTGAGTCAAACGTCACAGGAACTTATAGAAAGTTTGGATCTCATAACACCAAGGGAAAGCAGTAGTCCTCTATCAAATGAGTGTCAgagtgaaaaggaaaactgtGAGGCTAATCTTGAAAAGTCATCTTCGGATGAGAGATGGGTGTCTCTTGGGTCTGGAGCAGCTGGTGTGATACAGCCAACAAGTGCTGATCCTCCGGGTGGAAGCCAAGGACTTGGCAAATGCCGTAAGACTCTTTTAGAACAGGTTCAAAATCCACTGCAGAAAAGTGACTCTCCAAACCCAAGGAACGAACCTTTTGTCAGCCACACAGGTGATCTGGAATGCAAGCTCAGTGCGTGTCAGTCTGATAAATCTCCGGTGGAACATGTTCAGAGTCAGCACGTGcaagcagcctgcagggctgaACAGCTTCTAGCAATTAACACCCCTCCACGCCGCTCCCTGCGATCCTCTGCAAGACAGAGACACAGTCAAGCCTCCAAAG ATGAGAGCAAAAGAGGACCTGGCCATCAAATGGATTCAGAGGGTGCTGCTTCTCTTGGTCTTCCTGCTACAGACGCCGGGACTTCCagctctctcttttccttccgCAGTCACCAGTGGCTGGTCCCCAAACTGGGTATCGAAGAATTTCATCTACCTGATGAGGAATTTGGACTATTAAAACTTGAGAAATGTGAATCTTCCCCTGTGAATGACTTGGAGGCTTTTGTTCCTAGTGTGTTTGGGGATGGGCTGGCTTCGGAGGACGTGcaagctgcagaaatgaaggcagaagaaaaagggcTCAACGGGAATCTGATTTCACCGCTCAAAAGTGGGTCGCCCAAGTCATCTCATTTGGAAAGCCCGGCTTCCAAGATGGAGCTTTCCACACATGAACTGCTATTTACTCCCATGGGGACTATCTCAACTGGTGCTCCCGTTCAGCCTGAGTCTCACATTTCCTCGtctattttccctgttttgggTGCAACCCCGGCTGTTCTGCCATCCGTTTGCAGTGAGCTCTTCCCCAGTACATGTTCTGTACCCCCTTTGCCAGTCAGCCCGCGCTCCTCTCAAGAAGCACCTGCCCAGGTCACGGATGATGGGGCATGCAAAGACTCTGCCATTCCGCTGCACTTGGACAGCTGTGGTGCAGGATCTGCTAGACAAGAGGAAGGACAAGGTACAACATTTCATGCAGAAGCTGACAGACATCCTAATAATGGATCGGATGGGGCTGTGGCCTTGGAGGAGCATCAGCAATCACAGAGCAAACAGCAGAGATCCTGCAGATCCCCTGAACAG aaaaaaaatgaagcagaacagTCAACTCCAGTGCTGTTTGATGACCTGGCAGAAGAGAACTTGCAGTTTGTTTCAAAGCTAAAG GATTCTTCAAGCTCTTGTGCTGTGGACGTGAGCACCGTGTGGTGGgaagcagctggctgcagagagctgtgtgTGGTGACTGCTTGTGAGAATTCAGTTTCCTTGTGGAAACCTCTGGCACCCGACCACTGGGGAAAGGTCTATACTTGGCAGCTGGGAGAG ATCCCTGTAATACAGATCATTCCTCTGCTGGACACCTGTAATCTCATCTGCATAGCACTGGGAAATCTGGAGATTGGAGAAATAAG GCTCTTGCTTTATTCTTCTGAGAATGACTCATTCAAGCAATCACTAGTGAAAACTGGGAATATAAAAGCAGTTCTTGGGCTGAAGGATAGGAGGctggtcagcagcagcagaagcatgCAAGAGCAGGAAGTGGAAGTGGTGTCGTTTTCTGAGACAGGAAG GAGCAAGCACGGACAGACCTTGATGCCCCCTGAAGAAACCATTTTAGCTTTTGCTGAAGTAGAAGGAGTGAAAGATGCCTTGCTCGGCACCACTGCAATGAACAGCATTGTCATTTG GAATTTGAAAACAGGCCAGCTCCTGAAGAAGATGCACATTGGTTATTCCTACCCAGCTTCGATCTGCCATCGAGCATATTCCGACTCT GgccttctgtttgttgttttaagtCATCCACACGCCAAAGAGAGCGAGTCCTGTGGAAATCCTGCATTCCGGGTGATCGCATTCAACCCCAAAACGGCCAGAAGCACTGGAGTGATCTTCTCGTCCCTCCCACCCGGACATGCTGGAAG GTACATGGAGGGCGAGGTGAAGGACGCCCTGGCCGCAGCGGTGCTGTCGTCGGGAGCCATCGCCGTGtgggacctgctgctggggcgCTGCACGGCGCTGCTGCCTCCGGGCCCCGCCGGGAGCTGGGCCCTGGTCCGCTGGAgcgcggggggctcggggctgctggCGGGACGGGGCGACGGCGGCGTCTGCCTCTACCGCTACCGGGCCCCCCGCGCCCCTGCGAGCTGA
- the NDUFAB1 gene encoding acyl carrier protein, mitochondrial: MAGRVLSASLRRLLPARPGLTGLGTARLRTLRPARLPQPLLGPGPVPVPALPPPCRRLSDLPPLTLPAIRERVLYVLKLYDKIDPEKLTAEAHFVKDLGLDSLDQVEIIMAMEDEFGFEIPDGDAEKLMCPQEIVDYIADKKDVYE, from the exons ATGGCGGGCCGTGTCCTCTCCGCCTCCCTCCGCCGCCTGctgcccgcccggcccggcctcaCGGGGCTCGGCACCGCCCGGCTCCGCACCCTGCGGCCCGCCCGCCTCCCGCAGCCGCTgctcggccccggccccgtccctgtccccgctCTGCCGCCGCCCTGCCGCCGGCTGTCCGACCTGCCCCCGCTGACGCTGCCCGCCATCCGCGAGCGGGTGCTCTACGTGCTGAAACTCTACGACAAGATCGACCCCGAGAAG CTGACGGCCGAGGCGCACTTCGTGAAGGACCTGGGGCTGGACAGCCTGGACCAGGTGGAGATCATCATGGCCATGGAGGACGAGTTCG GGTTTGAAATTCCTGATGGAGATGCAGAAAAATTAATGTGTCCACAAGAAATTGTAGATTACATTGCAGATAAGAAGGATGTTTATGAGTAA